The Vibrio tapetis subsp. tapetis genome segment TAAGACCAAGAACTGAAATATACTGTGATTAGAACTCTGGGCTCTCCAAGTAATTGGAAAATCGTACTCATTAATGGATATTGTATGAACGCAGACAAGCTATCTTCGGAAAAGCTCTTTACAGAAAAAGAACTCAGCTGGCTATCATTTAACGAGCGAGTGTTGCAAGAAGCCGCTGATAAAAATGTGCCTCTCATAGAGCGCATTCGTTTTCTGGGCATCTTTTCTAATAACTTGGATGAGTTTTATAAAGTTCGCTTTTCAGATATTAAACGTCGCATTGTTATCAATCAGGAGCAAGGCACCGTCGATGACTCAGAACAACTGCTTGCCAAAATGCAAGAGAAAGCCCTAACTCTCAATCACGCCTTCGATGAACTCTACAGTGACCTATTACTAGAGATGGCTCGCAGAGGCATATTCCTAGTCAACGAAACTCAACTCAATGACAAGCAGAAAAAATGGGTTCGCAAATTTTTCCATCACGAAGTTCTGCCTCATATCGCACCACAATTGATGAATGATGATATTGATGTTCTGCAGTTTCTAAAAGATGAATGTGCCTACCTAAGTGTTGAATTGTCTAGCGACGCCTTAGAAAAAGAGCAACACACTCAATACGCTTTGGTCGAGATCCCTACAGAGCATTTACCACGATTCATCATCATGCCGGAGCAAAAAGGAGAAAAACGTAAGACCATAATCCTGCTCGATAATATTATTCGGTATTGCCTAGATGACCTATTCCGAGGCTTCTTCGAATATCAATCACTGCATTGCTATGCGATGAAAGTAACCCGAGATGCCGAGTACGATTTAAATACCGAAGATGAGCACGGCATTCTCGAACAAATGTCGGAAGGCTTGAATCAACGTTTAACGGCCATGCCAGTGCGCTTTGTTTATGAAAGGGAAATGCCTCAGGCTATGCTCTCATTCTTAAGTAAAAAGCTACAACTCTCCAATTACGACAGTTTGATACCCGGTGGCCGTTACCACAACTTTAAAGACTTCATTCACTTCCCTAACGTGGGCCGCGGATATTTGGAAAACAAACCTCTGACACCAATCAGAAATGCAGACTTTGATCACTTCATCAATTCCTTTGATGCCATCAGTTACCAAGACATCCTGCTCCATTACCCTTACCACGCCTTTGATCACACAACAGAGTTTGTCCGCCAAGCGTCATTTGACCCAAAAGTCGTAGCCATCAAGATCAACGTTTATCGTGTGGCTAAAAACTCAAAACTGCTCAATTCTTTGATTGATGCTGTGAACAATGGCAAACAAGTCACCGTAGTCATTGAGCTACAGGCGCGTTTTGATGAAGAAGCCAATATTGAATGGTCACGAGTGCTAACCGATGCTGGAGTAAAGGTTATTTTCGGTGCCACTGGTTTAAAAATTCATGCCAAGTTATTGTTAGTTACCCGGCGAGAGGCGGATAAAATTGTCCGTTACGCTCATATTGGTACTGGCAATTTCCATGAGAAAACCGCAAGAATCTACACCGATTTGTCTTTGTTTACCTCCAACGCCGATCTAACCAAAGAAGTACAAGATGTATTTGGGTACATTGAACATCCTTACCGCCCAGTGAAATTTCATCACCTTATCGTGTCTCCAAGAAATACTCGGCAACAGCTATATCGTTTGGTCGACAATGAAATCGCTAACATTAAGCTGGGCAAAAAAGCAGGTATCAGCCTCAAGCTTAATAATTTAGTCGACAAAAAAATCATCAATAAACTCTATGAAGCAAGCAGCGCTGGCGTAAATGTACGCATCATTGTTCGCGGTATGTGCGCGCTAATACCCGAAATTAAGGGGGTTAGTGAAAACATCCAAGTGATCAGTATTGTCGACCGTTTTTTGGAACATTCACGCGTGTTGATCACAGAGAATGGGGGCAAGCCACTGGTCTACATATCCTCCGCCGATTGGATGAGCCGAAACCTAGATCATAGAATCGAAGTCGGAACGCCTATTCTTGATCCAAATATCAAACAGCAAATCATAGACATCGTTGACATTCACTTTACCGATACCGTTAAAGCAAAAAAAATTGATGCGATGCTGAGTAATGACTATGTTTCTAGAGGGAATCGGAAAAAAATCCGTTCGCAACTACAAATTTATAACTACATCAAACAAAAAGAAAAGCTGACTAAAAAATCATACACACAGGAAGAGTCATGAGCAGCAGTTGTCGAAATATTGCCGCGATAGATCTAGGTTCTAACAGCTTCCATATGGTTGTGGCCAAAATCGTTGGATCTGACCTGCAAATGGTCAGCCGCCACAAGCAAAGAGTTCGCCTTGCCGCAGGTCTTGATCCGCAGAACAATTTATCAAATGAAGCGATACAAAGAGGACTTGATTGCCTTAAGGTGTTTGCAGAGCGACTAGAAGACTTTGAATTAGATAACGTTCGCATTGTCGCCACTCACACATTACGTCAAGCCAACAATGCCCATTTATTTATCAAACGAGCGGCCAAAATTCTTCCTTTCCCTATTGAGATCATTTCAGGTATCGAAGAAGGTCGTCTGATATTTCTCGGTGTTGCGCATACTCAAATCGAATCAAAAAGTAAACTGGTCATCGATATTGGCGGTGGCAGTACTGAAATGATCATCGGTCAGAATTTTGATAGCCATATTATCAATAGCAAAAGAATGGGCTGTGTCAGTTTCACTAACCAGTTCTTCGGCGATGGTCAACTCAATCAAGACCACTTCTTAAGGGCGAGTGTTGCCGTTGCTCAAAAGCTTGAGCCAATCGCTTTAAAATATAAACAGCTCGGCTGGGATGCTGCTTTGGGCTCATCTGGCACCGTCAAGGCGATTCGAGAAGTCCTGATTGGCTTAGGCTTTGATGATGGGCGAATAACACAAACTCGATTAAACAAGCTGATTAATCAACTATGTGATTTTAAAACAATAAGCAACATTAACCTAACGGGACTAACTCCCGAAAGGAAGCCAGTATTTGCAGCGGGAATCGCAATCCTTAACAGCATAATGCACGAGCTAAACATTGATCATCTTCACCATTCCAATGCCGCGTTACGTGAAGGCGTTTTGTATGAGATGGAAGCGCGCTTTAAGCGTAGTGACATTCGTATGCGAACGGCAGAAAGCCTCGCTAGCAAGCATCATGTTGACTTGAATCATGCTAATAAAGTTAAAGCTCAAGCCGTCACATTTCTTTCTCAAATCGCACCAGAGTTGGAGATAAACAAAAACAACGAGCTGTTTAACCTGTTAGGTTGGGCCGCAATGTTACATGAGGTAGGCTTGAGTATCAGCTTCAAGAGTTTTCACAAACATTCGCAGTACATACTTCAACATACCAACATGCCAGGCTTCAACCAAGAGCAGCAATTAGTGCTAGCGACTCTAACTCGGTTCCAACGTAAATCACTAAAACTACAAGACATTCCACAACTAAGTTTATTTGAAGCCAAACACATTTTATCCGCTATTTGCGTCTTAAGGTTGTCCATATTACTCCACGGTCAACGCAGAGAAACACCGCTGCCTGAATTAAAGTTATTAGCTAATGAGGAGCATTGGCAATTGAGTTGTTCTGAGGAAGGGTGGCTCGACGACAATCGCCTATTGTATGAAGACTTACTCACCGAGCAAAAACATTGGCACAGTGTGAAATGGGAACTAACGTTCAACTAACCCTAGTTTGGCTAATTCACTATCGACCAGTTGAACAGAAACGGGCACGTACCCTTCTTTCTCAACCAAGTATTGACCTTGCTTAGAAAAAATAAAACGTACAAATTGTTCTTCTAACGGGCTAAGTTTCTGACCAGGGTGCTTATTAATGTATACGTAGAGAAAGCGAGACAAGGGATACTCGCCAGATAATACGTTACCTCGGTTAGCTTCTACGTACTCAGTACCTTGTTTCGAGATGGGCAGTAATTTAGCCCCAGAAACTTGATAGCCGATACCAGAGTACCCAATTGAGTTAATAGACGAAGCAACGGATTGCACAACTGAGGCAGAGCCCGGCTGTTCGTTTACGTTTCGACGAAAATCTCCACCGCATAGAGCATTTTGTTTAAAATAACCATAGGTTCCTGAGACAGAGTTGCGTCCAAACAATTGCAAACGGCGTTTTGCCCATGCTTGCTCGATCCCTATCTGTTGCCAGTTTTCTATTGGTGATGTTGCACCGCATCTCAGCGTGCTAGAAAAAATGCTGTCAATTTGCTTAAAGTCTAACCCCTTTATAGGATTATCCCTATGAACAAAAATACCAATGGCATCTATTGCTACCCGTAAGGCGATGGGTTTATAACCATATTTTCTTTCAAATGCTTCAACTTCTTTCGCTCGCATAGGACGACTCATCGGGCCAAATTGCGCCGTGCCTTCTGCAAGTGCTGGTGCCGCTGTAGAGGAACCTAACGCTTGAACTTGAACATTGATGTTTGGATAAATATCTTGAAATTGATCCGCCCACATGGTCATCATTGACCCAAGAGTGTCCGATCCCGTTGAGGTCAAATTGCCAGAAATACCTGACACTTTTTTATAGTCTATCAGACCTAATTCTTCTGAAATACGACTGTTTGCCTGAACAAACGTTGAAAAAGCCAAGAGGAGCAGAAAGCTACTCCCCTTAAAATTGCTGGCTACGAAACGACGAAAAGTCATCTTCATTTAACCACAACCAAACGACTAGGCAATGTGAAAGTGAATCGACTGCCCCTGCCAACTTCACTGTAAATCTCTAAGTGAGAATCATGGTGTGTTAGCGCATGTTTCACAATCGCGAGGCCTAAACCACTACCGCCAGTTTCTCTTGAGCGAGCTCTATCAACTCGATAAAACCTTTCAGTTAAGCGATGTAAGTGCTGCGCTTCAATACCATCTCCTGTATCGGCTACCTCAAGCTTCGCTCCATTTGCGGTGTTCTTCCATGTTACTTTGATTTTCGCACCTGCTGGCGTGTATTTCACCGCGTTATAAACGAGATTTGAAATGGCACTTCGTAGCTGATCTTCATCGCCATAAACGTGTAAGCTAGTATCTATCTCAAATTGAAGCTGGTGATCATTCTCACCACTTAACGCAACGGCTTCTTTTTCTAATACATCTAACATCGCGGGTACATGCACGATATCTTCAAGCTCATGCATTGGCGCCGCTTCAATTTTAGATAGGGTCAGCAACTGGTTAACTAAGCTGTTCATACGATTGAGTTGCTCAGTCATGACACCATGGGCTTTCCCCCACATAGGGCCAACCAGCATTTCAGGGTCTTGCGTCATCTCTAAGTACCCCTGCAATACGGTCATTGGTGTGCGTAATTCATGGGAAACATTAGCAAAGAAGTTACGACGCATTCCTTCTAGCTGCTTAAGCTGAGTAACATCGCGGACAACCATTAAGTGCTCGCCTTCGGTATAGGGTACTATACGCAGCTCTAGCATACGCTCTACATTAAGCGGAGAGTGCATTTCTAACGGTTCAGAAAAATCTTGCTTCGCCAGATACTTGATAAAATCAGGTGTGCGGATCAAGTTAGAGATAGGCTGACCAGAATCATCGGGCCATCGGAAACCCAGTAAATGTTGAGCCAGTTTATTACACCAAACAATATTACCTTCACTGCGGAATACCACGACAGCATCCGGCAAAGATTCAGCACCATTGCGGAAACGACGAATTAAATTAGTCAGCTCTTTGCGTTTCTTACGCTGACGTTGTTGAATTCGATAAATACCATTAAACAACGGTTCCCACTGGCTGGTTCCAGCTGGCGGTGTTAAGCGTTTGTCGTCCCAAAGCCAAGTCGATAAGCGAACTTGGTTATGCAGTTGCCAAACAAGCTGCAAAACCGTCGCTATTAGCAATAGCCACGGCATATAGCCAAAGATCCAGCCGACTATCACCCAAGGGGCATAAAAGAAAGCCAACGACCAGACTAGCTTCTTCCAAGTTAACCTTTCAACCATCGAATGCTCCGGGAGCCTCCATCGTTATGCGCGAGTAGAGAAGCGATAACCCGCTCCACGTACCGTTTGTACTAATTTGTCATGACCTGCACCTTCTAATGCTTTACGTAAACGTCGAATATGCACATCTACGGTGCGATCTTCTACATACACGTTGGTGCCCCAAACGTTGTTCAATAGCTGCTCTCGGCTATAAACACGCTCTTGGTGCGTCATAAAAAAATGCAGCATTTTAAATTCAGTCGGACCCATATCAAGCGCTTCTTCGTTCGCCGTTACTCGGTGAGAAACAGGATCAAGCTTCAAGCCTTGAACATCAATTACATCTTCCAAAGCGGTTGGCGTTACCCGACGAATTACCGCTTTAAGCCGTGCTACTAACTCTTTTGGTGAAAACGGCTTAGTGATGTAGTCATCAGCTCCCGCTTCCAACCCACGAACTTTATCTTCTTCTTCACCGCGGGCCGTTAACATGACTACAGGGATATTCCGTGTCAGCTCCTCGCGCTTCAAGTGCTTGATAAAGTTGATACCTGTACCACCAGGAAGCATCCAATCTAGCAAAATAAGGTCTGGAAATGGTTCACACAGTTTTTCTACAGCAGTATCGTAGTCTTCGGCTTCGACTGCTTGGTAACCTTTTTGTTCAAGTATAAAACACAGCATCTCGCGAATAGGAGCTTCGTCCTCAACAACCAGAATCCTTCTAGACATAATTTAATTACCTTTAGTATTAATCAACGTCATGCATTATCAGCAACAATTATGACACTTTTGTGACCCTTGCAAAGAATTTTTCACATAACTTTCTTTAGAATTTCATTCACTTTTTTCTAAATTGCTTTAGGACAAGAGACGAAAAATCCCCTATCATTTGCCGTTCAAACACAGAATATGAGTAAAACGTATGTGGTTTAAAAACTGTTTAGTGTATCGCTTTAACCGTGATATCGAATTCAACGCCGAACAACTTGAAACGCAACTGCAAGAGTTTCGTTTTACACCGTGTGGTAGCCAAGACAAACAAAAATTTGGCTGGACAACAGCTATGGGCAGACACGGCGATATGATGACTCATGTGTCTGAAAACCGCATTCTAATCTGTGCCAAGAAAGAAGAAAAAATGTTGCCAGCGTCGGTCATCAAAGATTCGCTAGCAGCAAAGATTGACATGATGGAAGCCCAAGAAGGCCGCCCTTTAAAGAAAAAAGAAAAAGACAATTTAAAAGACGACATCATTATCGACCTGCTTCCACGCGCATTTAGCCGTAGCAACCACACGTTCGTACTGATTTTACCTGAACAAGGTTTCATCTTGGTTGATGCTAGTAGCTACAAAAAAGCAGAAGATGTATTAGCTCTATTACGTAAAACCATGGGTAGCTTACCTGTTGTTCCGGCTATTCCAGAACAAGCAATTGAAACCACGCTCACTGAGTGGGTTAAGACTGGTAATACTCCATCAGGCATTACCATGCTTGATGAAGCTGAACTCAAATCTTTACTAGAAGATGGCGGCATCATCCACTGTAAGAAACAAGAATTGAGCGCAGATGAAATTCAGTCGCATATTGAAGCTAATAAGGTGGTAACTAAACTAGCCATCAATTGGCAAGATCGTATTGAATTTGTTTTAGCTGACGATTGCAGTGTGAAGCGCCTTAAGTTTAGCGATGAACTAAAAGACCAAAATGAAGATATCCCACGAGAAGATCAAGCCGCTCGCTTTGATGCAGATTTCTCTCTAATGTGTAGTGAACTTGGCGCATTTTTGCCAAACCTGTTTGACACGCTAGGTGGTCTGCCAAAGGCTGAGTAGAGCCCGAAGCTAAATGGCTTCGCTACTCGATACGATAAAGCCGGAACAAGGACATCTTGCTCTGGCTTTTTTCTTTTTTAGTTTCTACCGACAAAGTACTCTTTCTACTTCTTCTCTTTCCTCTTTTACACATTTAGCGTAAAATTTTCGCCCCACTAATACCACGTATTGGTATTGGACTGACTTGAGATCAGAAGAGAATTGAGCAATGTTTAAACCAGAACTTTTATCCCCAGCGGGTAGCCTTAAAAACATGCGCTACGCATTTGCCTACGGTGCAGACGCAGTTTATGCCGGCCAGCCTCGCTACAGCCTACGTGTACGTAATAACGAGTTTAACCACGACAACCTAAAAATTGGTATCGATGAAGCCCATGCTCAAGGTAAAAAGCTGTACGTTGTTTGTAATATTCAACCACACAACTCTAAGCTAAAAACCTTCATTCGCGATTTAAAGCCAATTGTTGAAATGGGACCAGATGCGTTGATTATGTCTGATCCTGGTTTGATCATGTTGGTTCGCGAATCTTTTCCTGATGTGGCAATTCACCTATCGGTTCAAGCGAATGCTGTAAACTGGGCGACGGTTAAGTTTTGGTCTAGTCAAGGTATCGAACGTGTCATCTTATCTCGTGAGCTTTCACTCGAAGAGATTGAAGAAGTTCGTGAGCATTGCCCTGAGACTGAATTAGAGATCTTCGTTCACGGTGCACTTTGCATGGCATACTCTGGCCGCTGCTTACTCTCTGGTTACATTAACAAGCGCGATCCAAACCAAGGTACTTGTACTAACGCATGCCGTTGGGAATACAAAGTAGAAGAAGCAAAAGAAGACGAAGCCGGTCAAATTGTTGAAGTTCAAGATGCTTCAGTTCAAATCCAAGAAGCAGAAGAGCGCCCAGACAATACACTAGGTCTAGGCAAGCCAACTGACGAAGTGGTGCTGCTTTCTGAGAGCCACCGCCCTGAAGAAAAAATGGCTGCGTTCGAAGACGAACACGGCACCTACATCATGAACTCTAAAGATCTACGTGCGATACAACACGTAGAACGTTTGACTAAGATGGGTGTTCATTCACTTAAAATCGAAGGCCGTACTAAGTCATTCTATTACTGCGCTCGTACTGCTCAGGTATATCGTAAAGCCATTGATGATGCGGTAGCAGGCAAGCCATTTGATGAGAGCCTAATGGGTACGCTAGAGAGCCTAGCTCATCGTGGATACACTGAGGGCTTCTTACGCCGTCATACCCATGATACTTATCAAAACTACGATTATGGCTACTCAGTATCTGATGCTCAGCAATTTGTTGGTGAGTTTACAGGTAAGCGTCGTGGCGACCTTGCTGAAGTGGAAGTAAAAAACAAATTCCTTGTTGGTGACAGCTTAGAGCTAATGACGCCAAACGGAAACGTTGTATTTACGTTAGAGCGAATGGAAAACCGCAAGTCTGAAGTGATTGACGATGCAAAAGGCAATGGCCACTTTGTGTTCATTCCAATGCCTGAAGATATGGACTTAGAATTCGGGCTGCTTATGCGTAACCTAAATTCTGGCCAAGATACTCGTAACCCTACCGGTAAATAAGCTAAGCTTCTCTATAACCTATAATAAAGCCTGCTCATCAGCAGGCTTTGCTTTTTGCAACGCAAATTGGTAATTACTCCCATTCAGCGAGCGTTAGATCTCAACTTTGCCTCTTTAAACCCGCCTCTATTTGTACCAGATCGCATTTGTATTTCTAATTAATTGTTTTATCAGTCATTTACGATCAAGATTATTATTCAATGATTTTGGCATCTTGTGTGCATGTATTTATATGCAATCAGATACCTTGCCGATATTCAGAGTTATACAACAGCTCTAACCCGATGTACTTATTAAAGATGGGGTAGCACTATGAGTGATATCTATAAAATTGAAACCTACAGCGAGACTTGTGCTCAGATCATTTTAGAATCTGTCGAGCGTTCTGGTGGCCGTGCGGTTATTCGAGGATGGGCTGTATTGACCAATCATGAATTCACGGCTTCTCAAGCCCAGCACATTCTTTCATTAGTATCGCGAACTAGCGATGATATCAGCGCCGATGACTTTGCCGCGTGGATACAAATAAAACTCGCAGCCTAGTTAATTGCACATACATTAACCAGACTGTCATTAGCTATAACCTCATTTGGCTAACTCCCCTTTTATGGTACACTTCGCCGCTTGAAAAATAACAAAGCCAACAACGCGCTTTGTGTGTTTGTTGTATGGACGAGTACCAACAAGCATTTATCGGTTTAGCTGTGTGAGTGTTCATCGAAATACCAGTGATTTCAATGAACATTGGACGTATGCAGGATGTATTAATACACGCGAAGCCATTATTACGACTTTAATAGGTAAGTTAACTATGGCCCTACTAATACAAAAATCATGTATTAACTGTGATATGTGCGATCCTGAGTGCCCTAATGGCGCGATTACTATGGGTGATAGCATCTATGAAATCGACCCATTGTTGTGTACTGAGTGCAAAGGCCACTACGATAAACCGACCTGCCAGTCTGTATGCCCTATTACTAAGTGCATTATCACCGATCCAAAGCACGTAGAAACAGAAGAAGAATTACTTGAAAAGTTTGTCATTATTCAAGGTTTAGCTTAAACACCCCAAACAAGTGAAAAAGCCCGCTAGTAAAAAACTAGCGGGCTTTTTTGTGCCTCAGTCTCATGACAGAACCATCAAATTTATTCTTCACAGAATGCAAAAAGGCTCTAATCTTTCGACTAGAGCCTTCTTTAATATGGCAGGGGTGGAGAGATTCGAACTCCCAACACGCGCTGCTTTTGTGAATTAGGGGAATCCGCTGCTTTGCCAAAATGGTTTACACGATATTTTACTTCAAGAATGCAAAAAGGCTCTAGTCTTTCGACTAGAGCCTTTTTAAATATGGCAGGGGTGGAGAGATTCGAACTCCCAACACGCGGATTTGGAATCCGCTGCTCTGCCAATTGGAGCTACACCCCTATCTTCAGTTTTAAAGAGCTGAAACTCTTGAATAAGTGGCGGAGTGGACGGGACTCGAACCCGCGACCCCCGGCGTGACAGGCCAGTATTCTAACCAACTGAACTACCACTCCGCAGTGGAATACTCACAAAGTGAGTGTTCATATCTTTAGATTGGTCAATCTAAAGATTAAATTTAAAGCCTGGCGATGTCCTACTCTCACATGGGGAAACCCCACACTACCATCGGCGCTACTGCGTTTCACTTCTGAGTTCGGCATGGAATCAGGTGGGTCCGCAACGCTATGGTCGCCAAGCAAATTCTTCAAGTTCGAAGTGCTAAGTTCTAAAAGCTAAGTGCTTAAAGACAAGACTTCGGACTTATAATCTGGAAAGCTGTTTTTTGCTCCATACTTCGCTTTTAGCATTTAGTACTTCGCATTTAATCGTTCTCTACACATTCAATTATGTTCTTGCTTTGAGTCCAATCAAAACCCCTTGGGTGTTGTATGGTTAAGCCTCACGGGCAATTAGTACAGGTTAGCTCAATGCCTCGCAGCACTTACACACCCTGCCTATCAACGTTCTAGTCTTGAACAACCCTTTAGGGCACTTAAAGTGCCAGGGAAAACTCATCTCAAGGCTCGCTTCGCGCTTAGATGCTTTCAGCGCTTATCGATTCCGAACTTAGCTACCGGGCAATGCCATTGGCATGACAACCCGAACACCAGAGGTTCGTCCACTCCGGTCCTCTCGTACTAGGAGCAGCCCCTTTCAATTTTCCAACGCCCACGGCAGATAGGGACCGAACTGTCTCACGACGTTCTAAACCCAGCTCGCGTACCACTTTAAATGGCGAACAGCCATACCCTTGGGACCGACTTCAGCCCCAGGATGTGATGAGCCGACATCGAGGTGCCAAACACCGCCGTCGATATGAACTCTTGGGCGGTATCAGCCTGTTATCCCCGGAGTACCTTTTATCCGTTGAGCGATGGCCCTTCCATTCAGAACCACCGGATCACTATGACCTGCTTTCGCACCTGCTCGAATTGTCATTCTCGCAGTCAAGCGGGCTTATGCCATTGCACTAACCACACGATGTCCAACCGTGTTTAGCCCACCTTCGTGCTCCTCCGTTACTCTTTGGGAGGAGACCGCCCCAGTCAAACTACCCACCAGGCACTGTCCGCAATCCCGATAAGGGACCGACGTTAGAACATCAAGCATACAAGGGTGGTATTTCAAGATTGCCTCCACTCCATCTAGCGACGAAGTTTCAAAGGCTCCCACCTATCCTACACATGTAGGGTCAATGTTCAGTGCCAAGCTGTAGTAAAGGTTCACGGGGTCTTTCCGTCTAGCCGCGGGTACACTGCATCTTCACAGCGATTTCAATTTCACTGAGTCTCGGGTGGAGACAGCGTGGCCATCATTACGCCATTCGTGCAGGTCGGAACTTACCCGACAAGGAATTTCGCTACCTTAGGACCGTTATAGTTACGGCCGCCGTTTACCGGGGCTTCGATCAAGAGCTTCGACCGAAGTCTAACCCCATCAATTAACCTTCCGGCACCGGGCAGGCGTCACACCGTATACGTCATCTTACGATTTTGCACAGTGCTGTGTTTTTAATAAACAGTTGCAGCCACCTGGTATCTGCGACTCCTAGTAGCTCCATCCGCAAGGGACTTCACCGCCAAGAGCGTACCTTCTCCCGAAGTTACGGTACCATTTTGCCTAGTTCCTTCACCCGAGTTCTCTCAAGCGCCTTGGTATTCTCTACCCGACCACCTGTGTCGGTTTGGGGTACGATTTCTTATAATCTGAAGCTTAGAGGCTTTTCCTGGAAGCATGGCATCAATGACTTCACAACCGTAGTTGCTCGACATCGTGTCTCAGCGTTAATGACGGTCCGGATTTACCTAAACCATCCGCCTACGCACTTGAACCTGGATAACCATCACCAGGCCCACCTAGCCTTCTCCGTCCCCCCATCGCAATTATAAGAAGTACGGGAATATTAACCCGTTTCCCATCGACTACGCCTTTCGGCCTCGCCTTAGGGGTCGACTTACCCTGCCCCGATTAACGTTGGACAGGAACCCTTGGTCTTCCGGCGAGGGAGTTTTTCACTCCCTTTATCGTTACTCATGTCAGCATTCGCACTTCTGATACGTCCAGCAGCCCTTACAGACCACCTTCAACCGCTTACAGAACGCTCCCCTACCCCGCACACTAAAAGTGTGCAGCCGCAGCTTCGGTTTACTACTTAGCCCCGTTACATCTTCCGCGCAGGCCGACTCGACCAGTGAGCTATTACGCTTTCTTTAAATGATGGCTGCTTCTAAGCCAA includes the following:
- the yegQ gene encoding tRNA 5-hydroxyuridine modification protein YegQ; protein product: MFKPELLSPAGSLKNMRYAFAYGADAVYAGQPRYSLRVRNNEFNHDNLKIGIDEAHAQGKKLYVVCNIQPHNSKLKTFIRDLKPIVEMGPDALIMSDPGLIMLVRESFPDVAIHLSVQANAVNWATVKFWSSQGIERVILSRELSLEEIEEVREHCPETELEIFVHGALCMAYSGRCLLSGYINKRDPNQGTCTNACRWEYKVEEAKEDEAGQIVEVQDASVQIQEAEERPDNTLGLGKPTDEVVLLSESHRPEEKMAAFEDEHGTYIMNSKDLRAIQHVERLTKMGVHSLKIEGRTKSFYYCARTAQVYRKAIDDAVAGKPFDESLMGTLESLAHRGYTEGFLRRHTHDTYQNYDYGYSVSDAQQFVGEFTGKRRGDLAEVEVKNKFLVGDSLELMTPNGNVVFTLERMENRKSEVIDDAKGNGHFVFIPMPEDMDLEFGLLMRNLNSGQDTRNPTGK
- a CDS encoding YfhL family 4Fe-4S dicluster ferredoxin; amino-acid sequence: MALLIQKSCINCDMCDPECPNGAITMGDSIYEIDPLLCTECKGHYDKPTCQSVCPITKCIITDPKHVETEEELLEKFVIIQGLA